The Fulvivirga ligni genome window below encodes:
- a CDS encoding sugar phosphate isomerase/epimerase family protein — protein MHNRRTFLKYSAVIGAGVLTMPSCMGSTSQATGIQLYTLRDEMGSDPKGTLKKIADIGYKEVESAGYGGRKYYGFSASEFKKILDDTGLNMVSGHYMTGRINGDQQGSLSNGWEQAVEDAATAGQKYMVVAYLVDEERKSLDDYKSLTDLLNKCGETCKKSGIQLCYHNHDFEFKSFDGTEGYDVLLNDTDEDLLKMELDLFWATKADKDPVKLFEAHKGRFPLWHVKDMDADGNFAAVGTGSIDFKRIFDAAGASGMKHYFVEQDVIKGDHIQTITTSYKNVQKIIS, from the coding sequence ATGCATAATCGCAGAACCTTTTTAAAATATAGTGCCGTAATAGGAGCAGGAGTATTGACGATGCCCTCTTGCATGGGATCAACTTCACAAGCCACTGGTATTCAGCTTTATACACTAAGAGATGAGATGGGCAGCGATCCCAAAGGTACCTTAAAGAAAATTGCTGATATTGGTTATAAGGAAGTAGAATCAGCAGGTTATGGTGGTCGTAAATACTATGGTTTTTCAGCTTCAGAGTTCAAAAAGATATTGGATGATACCGGACTGAACATGGTCAGCGGCCATTACATGACAGGCCGAATTAACGGGGACCAGCAAGGCAGCCTCAGCAATGGCTGGGAGCAGGCTGTCGAAGATGCAGCTACTGCAGGTCAAAAATATATGGTAGTAGCATATTTGGTTGATGAAGAAAGAAAGTCTTTAGATGATTATAAAAGCCTAACCGACCTACTTAATAAATGTGGTGAGACTTGTAAGAAAAGTGGCATTCAGCTGTGCTACCATAATCATGATTTTGAATTCAAGAGCTTTGATGGTACCGAAGGGTATGATGTACTTTTGAATGATACTGACGAAGACCTCTTGAAAATGGAACTTGATCTTTTCTGGGCTACCAAGGCTGATAAAGATCCTGTGAAATTGTTTGAAGCTCACAAAGGTCGTTTCCCATTATGGCATGTAAAAGATATGGATGCTGACGGAAACTTTGCCGCAGTAGGCACCGGATCAATTGATTTTAAAAGGATCTTCGATGCCGCAGGTGCATCAGGTATGAAGCACTACTTTGTGGAGCAAGATGTGATAAAAGGAGATCATATTCAGACCATTACGACTAGCTATAAGAACGTACAGAAAATCATTTCATAA
- a CDS encoding alpha-amylase family glycosyl hydrolase: MEQEEKMIDSWPKNGLTYEIFVQSYCDSNDDGIGDIKGMESKLDYLQHLGVEAVWLMPIMPSPSYHKYDVTDYKAIHPDYGTIDDFKAFVDSAHQHNIKVVIDLIINHTSDKHPWFLEAIKGEDNPYRDYFVWANKDSIAEEISKKETTFDSDNIQQWHAVNGDEEGEHYYGFFTGMMPDLNYDNPKVREEVYDIGKFWLSEVGVDGFRLDAAKHIYPDDRAEDSHAFWEEFQQKMQEVKPDVYLVGEVWANTETQAPYAKGFSALFNFDLAYSILNTVNEGADQSAFVSGHSLEMNKEKSLVQGFMDNQKAFQKLNKDFILATFLSNHDQNRVMSVLGDDPAKAKVAASILLTLPGAPYLYYGEEIGMKGMKPDENIREPFLWDVGEADTGRTSWMEAKFTTEQTVAPLSVQSNDPNSVYNHYLNMIHLRRTSEALTNGSISIMDFQNPQLVAFVRQAEGQTLYVVHNISADAQELKDELLDGKEVLYKSFENEDIKELPAYSTIILK; the protein is encoded by the coding sequence ATGGAACAAGAAGAAAAAATGATTGATTCGTGGCCTAAAAATGGCCTTACATATGAGATTTTTGTGCAGTCATATTGTGACTCTAACGATGATGGTATAGGTGATATAAAAGGAATGGAGTCTAAGCTGGACTATCTGCAGCATCTGGGTGTAGAGGCTGTATGGTTAATGCCTATTATGCCTTCTCCTTCCTATCATAAATATGATGTTACCGATTATAAAGCCATTCATCCAGACTATGGTACCATAGATGATTTTAAGGCTTTTGTAGATTCTGCCCATCAGCACAATATAAAAGTGGTGATAGATCTGATTATCAATCACACTTCTGATAAGCATCCATGGTTTTTGGAAGCTATCAAAGGTGAGGATAACCCGTACAGAGACTATTTTGTATGGGCCAATAAAGATTCCATTGCAGAAGAGATATCAAAGAAGGAAACCACCTTCGATTCAGATAATATCCAGCAGTGGCACGCCGTAAATGGCGATGAAGAAGGCGAACATTACTATGGCTTTTTTACTGGTATGATGCCAGATCTTAACTACGACAACCCTAAGGTAAGAGAAGAAGTTTATGACATCGGTAAGTTCTGGCTTTCTGAAGTTGGCGTAGATGGTTTTAGACTAGATGCTGCCAAGCATATTTACCCTGATGACCGAGCTGAAGACAGTCATGCTTTTTGGGAAGAATTTCAGCAAAAGATGCAAGAAGTAAAGCCTGATGTGTATTTGGTAGGAGAGGTTTGGGCTAATACCGAAACACAAGCTCCATATGCCAAAGGTTTCTCGGCACTCTTTAATTTTGATCTGGCTTACAGTATTTTAAATACGGTGAATGAAGGCGCTGATCAGTCAGCATTTGTATCTGGGCATAGCTTGGAAATGAATAAGGAAAAGTCTTTGGTTCAAGGATTTATGGATAATCAAAAGGCTTTCCAGAAGCTAAACAAAGATTTCATTCTGGCTACTTTTCTCAGTAATCATGATCAGAACAGAGTAATGAGTGTACTCGGAGATGACCCCGCTAAGGCCAAGGTAGCCGCATCTATTCTACTTACATTGCCAGGTGCACCTTATTTGTATTATGGTGAAGAAATAGGCATGAAGGGTATGAAGCCTGACGAAAATATAAGAGAGCCCTTTTTATGGGATGTGGGTGAAGCCGATACTGGCCGAACCAGCTGGATGGAAGCGAAGTTCACTACAGAACAAACGGTAGCACCACTAAGTGTGCAATCTAATGACCCTAACTCTGTTTATAATCATTACTTAAATATGATTCACCTGAGGAGAACAAGTGAGGCTTTGACCAATGGATCTATTTCTATCATGGACTTTCAAAACCCGCAACTAGTGGCATTTGTAAGACAAGCTGAAGGGCAGACTCTGTATGTGGTACATAACATATCGGCTGACGCACAGGAGCTTAAGGATGAGTTGCTAGACGGGAAAGAAGTGCTGTATAAGTCATTTGAGAATGAGGATATCAAGGAATTGCCAGCTTATTCTACCATTATTCTTAAATAA
- a CDS encoding Cache 3/Cache 2 fusion domain-containing protein, with protein sequence MTRLIQFFKGRIRHKIVFFNALILIITLSIVAFLVYNSQKKRIVSETRNQMTIHLQDMVDLLDLQIKEKQLQVDISLEIARDQFNKNGPLTRDSITVTMEAVNQITKGSSEVTLPVWKVGNKQIHNNNEIVDEIQRLTGQTATIFQKINDGYLRISTNVRKLNGERAVGTYIPNSSEVIQTIERGETFRGRAFVVNDWYLTAYEPIRLNGNIVGILYVGVKEKDLSFLKEKFYAKHYIKSGYPYLLTKEGTLLIDPLHEGASVQDMTWFSRMRNEKEGVITNQWGGKENQTMMHFFTHYKFFDMTLAIAVPKAELLDDPLNSLRDIIFIGLSIILVGFLVLVSIFVRQQVAPLQVINDQLRKVADRKNVEPLTIDREDEVGTINESLNKVIRGFEGTTEFAKAIGERKFEVEFKALSDEDVLGQALINMRDSLKQAADDYDQRNWISQGHNKLNAIIRVNQDSIQNLCKALLPELVSYVNACQCGVFVQEQEGDKTYLELKGTYAWGRHRHNTGRIEVDPDMAHSLIDQVFLEKKYIVMNDLPDGFVNITSGLGEANPNNIIILPLIYNDEVMGVMEIATFNKIDQKIEEFLQQVAESMASTIESLITNAQTKKLLEETQKKTSEVTSMEEEVRQNLEEMQATNEEMNRKEREYLSKIAELEAKLKEKEDEK encoded by the coding sequence ATGACACGACTAATCCAATTTTTCAAAGGGAGAATTAGGCATAAGATTGTATTTTTTAATGCATTAATCCTCATCATAACCCTCTCCATTGTAGCATTTCTCGTTTATAACAGTCAGAAGAAAAGAATAGTATCTGAGACTCGAAATCAGATGACTATTCATTTACAGGATATGGTAGATCTGCTTGATTTGCAGATCAAAGAAAAGCAGCTCCAGGTAGATATTTCTTTAGAGATAGCTCGAGATCAGTTTAATAAAAATGGCCCTTTAACCCGTGATAGCATTACTGTAACCATGGAGGCGGTCAACCAGATTACTAAAGGATCTTCTGAAGTTACATTGCCAGTCTGGAAAGTGGGTAATAAGCAGATTCATAATAACAACGAAATAGTAGATGAAATTCAAAGGCTCACCGGTCAAACAGCTACCATTTTTCAGAAAATAAATGATGGCTATCTCAGAATCTCCACCAATGTACGTAAGCTTAACGGAGAGCGTGCTGTCGGTACCTATATACCGAACTCCTCAGAGGTAATCCAAACTATTGAGCGGGGAGAAACCTTTAGGGGCCGTGCCTTTGTGGTAAATGACTGGTATCTTACTGCCTATGAGCCTATTAGGTTAAATGGCAATATTGTAGGCATCTTGTATGTAGGTGTAAAAGAAAAGGATCTTTCTTTTCTTAAAGAGAAGTTTTATGCGAAACACTATATCAAATCTGGATATCCATATTTGCTTACCAAGGAGGGAACGCTACTCATAGATCCTTTGCATGAGGGCGCCAGTGTACAGGATATGACCTGGTTTAGCCGAATGCGCAACGAGAAAGAAGGAGTGATCACCAACCAGTGGGGTGGTAAAGAAAATCAGACTATGATGCATTTCTTTACGCATTATAAGTTTTTTGATATGACCCTGGCCATTGCAGTTCCTAAAGCTGAGTTGCTGGATGATCCTCTAAATTCTCTCAGAGATATCATTTTCATCGGACTCAGTATCATTTTAGTGGGTTTTTTAGTGCTGGTTTCCATATTTGTGCGCCAACAGGTGGCCCCGCTACAAGTCATCAATGATCAGCTCAGAAAAGTGGCTGATAGAAAGAATGTAGAGCCTTTGACTATCGATAGAGAAGATGAAGTTGGAACCATCAACGAATCGTTGAATAAAGTAATTCGAGGCTTTGAAGGAACGACTGAGTTTGCCAAGGCCATTGGAGAAAGGAAGTTCGAAGTAGAATTTAAGGCCCTCAGCGATGAGGACGTGCTAGGTCAGGCTTTGATAAATATGAGAGATAGCTTGAAGCAAGCCGCCGATGATTACGATCAGCGAAACTGGATCAGCCAGGGGCATAATAAGCTAAATGCTATTATAAGGGTAAATCAGGACTCTATTCAGAATTTGTGTAAAGCATTATTGCCAGAGCTAGTGAGTTATGTAAATGCTTGCCAATGCGGTGTATTTGTGCAGGAGCAGGAAGGCGATAAAACATACCTGGAGCTTAAAGGAACCTACGCCTGGGGAAGGCACAGACACAATACGGGTAGAATTGAAGTAGATCCCGACATGGCACACAGCCTTATCGATCAGGTATTCCTTGAGAAGAAGTACATAGTCATGAATGACCTGCCTGATGGGTTTGTGAATATTACCTCTGGTCTTGGTGAGGCCAATCCTAATAATATCATCATTTTGCCATTGATCTATAACGATGAGGTGATGGGAGTAATGGAAATAGCCACCTTTAATAAGATAGATCAGAAAATAGAAGAGTTTTTACAGCAGGTGGCAGAGAGCATGGCGTCTACTATTGAATCATTGATTACCAATGCCCAGACTAAAAAGCTACTGGAAGAAACCCAAAAGAAAACCAGTGAAGTAACTTCTATGGAAGAGGAGGTGAGACAAAACCTTGAAGAAATGCAGGCTACAAATGAAGAAATGAATAGAAAAGAGAGGGAGTATCTTTCTAAAATAGCCGAGCTGGAAGCTAAGTTAAAGGAGAAAGAGGACGAAAAATAA
- the pgi gene encoding glucose-6-phosphate isomerase, with product MFPNIDPTSTDAWKKLSDHFSSTQEIQMKEQFAQDPKRFEEFTLKFEDILFDYSKNRISKETIDLLISLAKETQLKQAIEGMFSGELINATEKRAVLHTALRNMSGSEIKVDGKDVMPAVQAVLAQMKEFSNAITSGSWKGYTGKSINTIINIGIGGSDLGPVMVTEALKPFKKENIDTYFVSNVDGTHIAETLKKADPETTLFMIASKTFTTQETMTNAHTARSWFLEQAADEEHIKKHFVAISTNAEAVSEFGIDTQNMFEFWDWVGGRYSLWSAIGLSIACTIGYDAFEELLEGAHAMDNHFKSTDFNENIPVILGLLGIWYNNFYGAQSHALLPYDQYMHRFAAYFQQGDMESNGKSVDRNGKAVDYQTGPIIWGEPGTNGQHAFYQLIHQGTKLIPCDFLAPAISYNPIGDHHDKLMANFFAQTEALMNGKTKEEVKSELSGMSEEDKNFLTAFKEFSGNRPTNSFLFKQLTPRTLGSLIAMYEHKIFVQGAIWNIFSFDQWGVELGKQLAKKILPELSGTDAITSHDSSTNGLINQYKAFKA from the coding sequence ATGTTCCCGAATATAGACCCAACTAGTACGGATGCATGGAAAAAACTAAGCGACCATTTTTCCAGTACACAGGAAATTCAAATGAAAGAGCAGTTTGCTCAAGACCCTAAGAGGTTTGAAGAATTTACCCTGAAATTTGAAGACATACTTTTTGATTATTCTAAAAATAGAATTTCAAAAGAAACTATAGATTTACTCATATCATTAGCCAAAGAGACTCAGCTGAAACAAGCCATTGAAGGTATGTTTTCAGGTGAGCTGATTAATGCTACTGAGAAAAGAGCTGTGCTTCATACCGCTCTTCGTAATATGTCTGGCAGTGAGATTAAGGTGGACGGAAAGGATGTGATGCCTGCTGTACAAGCTGTTTTGGCTCAAATGAAAGAGTTTTCTAATGCCATTACCAGCGGCAGCTGGAAAGGGTATACTGGCAAGTCTATCAACACCATTATTAATATTGGTATTGGTGGGTCTGACCTTGGCCCTGTAATGGTAACAGAAGCACTGAAGCCGTTTAAGAAAGAAAATATTGACACCTACTTTGTATCCAATGTAGATGGTACTCATATAGCAGAAACTTTGAAGAAGGCTGATCCTGAAACCACGTTGTTCATGATCGCCTCTAAAACGTTTACTACTCAAGAAACGATGACCAATGCGCACACTGCCAGATCATGGTTCCTGGAACAGGCTGCTGATGAAGAGCATATTAAAAAGCACTTTGTAGCCATCTCTACAAACGCAGAAGCTGTTTCTGAATTCGGCATCGATACACAGAATATGTTCGAGTTCTGGGATTGGGTTGGAGGAAGATACTCTTTATGGTCTGCTATTGGGCTTTCAATAGCTTGTACCATTGGGTATGATGCTTTCGAAGAACTGTTAGAAGGTGCTCATGCTATGGATAATCACTTTAAATCAACCGACTTTAATGAGAATATCCCTGTAATTCTTGGTCTTTTAGGCATCTGGTATAACAATTTCTACGGTGCGCAGTCACATGCTTTGCTTCCTTATGATCAGTATATGCATCGTTTCGCTGCTTATTTCCAGCAGGGTGATATGGAAAGTAATGGTAAATCAGTAGACAGAAACGGTAAGGCCGTTGACTACCAAACAGGTCCTATTATCTGGGGTGAACCTGGAACAAATGGCCAGCATGCTTTTTATCAGCTAATTCACCAGGGAACTAAGCTTATTCCATGCGATTTCCTTGCGCCTGCTATCAGTTATAATCCTATTGGAGACCACCATGATAAGCTAATGGCCAATTTCTTTGCTCAGACTGAAGCTTTGATGAATGGAAAAACTAAAGAGGAAGTGAAAAGCGAGCTTTCTGGAATGTCTGAGGAAGACAAGAATTTCTTGACAGCTTTCAAAGAATTCTCAGGCAACAGACCAACCAACTCCTTTTTATTCAAGCAATTAACTCCTAGAACATTGGGTAGTCTTATCGCTATGTATGAGCATAAGATATTCGTTCAGGGAGCCATATGGAACATATTTAGCTTTGACCAATGGGGAGTAGAACTTGGTAAGCAACTGGCCAAGAAGATATTACCTGAGCTTAGCGGAACAGACGCGATTACATCACATGATAGCTCTACTAATGGGTTGATCAATCAATACAAGGCTTTTAAAGCTTAA
- a CDS encoding TonB-dependent receptor, whose product MKYFLLLTMQFTCLLGWAQRPEQSIRGHIYDDVSGAPIEGVEISLKDTEPAKGAVTDSNGAFELTQVSVGRYIVQISHIGYQSQAFDLVLDAGRPFSLEVKLETSVNELDEVVIKEEPYISNPNEIGNRSVTIEQSNRFSANYMDPARVMMTFPGVMPQNDQNNNLIINGKSPNSVQWRLQGMYIVNPNHLANAGTISDQPALNGGGVNMISTQMLSSTDFMTPVFSGPYGSASSAIVNMNFRPGDKYENHYTLQASLIGIDVAAEGPIKKEKSSFLANYRYSTVGLLSKMGVDFGGEEIDYQDFSFNYDANQKKGGKLNIFGAIGTSNNDFTHLEFEEWEYDKDSTDVKYHSTEGVLGITELLPLSSNTSLFLGTTFSGTKSKREGFSVGRDGERVDQYQLYEGQQTLWSNRLELSAKFSNKVSLQTGAVVNISDYEIDNVNSSELMYPEKIVDNSIVMVRPYATVNWAVSQHSRLKGGVQYYHTDVANDNAVLPSVSYNYTFTNGDNFVIQYGIQAQRMLDANYTNHNELKAAKFHHAGIGYNMHFKNHVLFSEVFYEHFYDVPVTYYNSPFSALNVFGEIVSDGLVNDGVGNFKGVNMSLERPMQDGYYYILSTSFYDATYEGKDGLEREARFNGKYTISLTGGKDIYKEKDGGVLRTIGINGRAYYAGGHRDVSRGFYYNEDRRLDDYKRLDLRITFKKEKPNYTRTIGLDLQNVFSFQNEWYEYYDARKGEVVTKNQLGIIPVILYKVEF is encoded by the coding sequence ATGAAGTATTTTTTACTGCTAACCATGCAGTTCACGTGCCTTTTAGGGTGGGCACAAAGGCCTGAGCAGTCAATCAGAGGCCATATATATGATGATGTCAGTGGAGCCCCAATAGAGGGTGTGGAGATAAGCTTGAAAGATACAGAGCCAGCTAAAGGCGCCGTTACAGATAGTAATGGCGCCTTTGAGTTGACTCAAGTATCTGTAGGGCGGTATATAGTGCAAATAAGCCATATCGGATATCAATCTCAGGCATTTGACTTGGTGCTGGATGCCGGCAGGCCATTCTCATTAGAAGTGAAATTGGAAACGTCTGTCAACGAACTGGATGAGGTAGTGATCAAAGAAGAGCCTTATATCTCAAACCCTAATGAAATTGGCAATCGGTCTGTTACTATTGAGCAATCGAACCGATTTTCGGCCAACTATATGGATCCTGCCAGGGTAATGATGACTTTCCCTGGAGTAATGCCGCAAAATGATCAGAATAACAACCTGATTATCAATGGTAAATCACCCAATAGTGTGCAATGGAGGCTTCAGGGAATGTATATTGTGAATCCCAATCACTTGGCCAATGCTGGAACCATCAGCGATCAACCAGCTTTGAATGGTGGTGGCGTTAATATGATCAGCACTCAGATGCTCAGCAGCACTGATTTTATGACGCCTGTATTTTCGGGGCCTTATGGTAGCGCCAGTTCAGCCATTGTGAATATGAACTTCAGACCGGGCGATAAGTATGAGAACCATTACACATTGCAAGCGAGCCTGATCGGAATTGATGTGGCCGCTGAAGGACCTATTAAAAAAGAGAAATCATCTTTTCTTGCAAACTATAGATACTCAACCGTTGGTCTTCTAAGTAAGATGGGAGTTGATTTTGGTGGTGAAGAGATTGATTATCAGGACTTTTCTTTTAACTATGATGCTAATCAGAAAAAAGGAGGTAAACTCAATATCTTTGGTGCTATTGGTACTTCTAATAATGATTTTACACATTTAGAGTTTGAAGAATGGGAGTATGATAAGGACAGTACAGATGTGAAATACCATTCCACCGAAGGCGTGTTGGGAATTACTGAATTACTGCCATTGTCGTCTAACACCTCGCTCTTTTTAGGCACCACTTTTTCGGGTACTAAATCTAAAAGAGAAGGCTTTTCCGTAGGCCGTGACGGTGAGCGAGTGGATCAATATCAGTTATATGAAGGCCAGCAAACTCTATGGTCTAACCGATTAGAGTTATCTGCAAAATTCTCTAATAAAGTTTCCTTGCAAACGGGGGCTGTGGTTAACATAAGTGATTATGAAATCGATAATGTTAACTCTTCTGAATTAATGTATCCTGAAAAAATAGTCGATAATTCTATCGTAATGGTTCGCCCATATGCTACTGTTAACTGGGCCGTATCGCAGCATTCGAGGTTAAAAGGAGGCGTGCAATATTACCATACTGATGTGGCTAACGATAACGCTGTTTTACCTAGCGTATCGTATAATTATACTTTTACCAATGGTGATAATTTTGTTATACAATATGGTATTCAGGCTCAGCGTATGTTAGATGCTAACTACACCAACCATAATGAGCTAAAGGCTGCTAAGTTCCACCATGCCGGAATAGGATATAACATGCATTTTAAGAATCATGTATTGTTCAGTGAAGTCTTCTATGAGCATTTTTATGACGTACCAGTCACTTATTACAATTCTCCATTCTCTGCACTTAATGTGTTTGGTGAGATAGTGAGTGATGGATTAGTTAATGATGGAGTAGGCAACTTTAAAGGGGTGAATATGAGCTTAGAAAGACCCATGCAAGATGGGTATTACTATATCCTCAGTACTTCATTTTATGATGCTACCTACGAAGGTAAAGATGGTCTTGAGCGAGAAGCAAGGTTTAATGGGAAATATACCATCAGTCTTACAGGAGGTAAAGATATTTATAAGGAAAAGGATGGTGGTGTGCTCAGAACTATTGGCATCAACGGTAGAGCTTACTACGCTGGTGGGCACCGAGACGTGTCCAGAGGTTTTTATTATAATGAAGATCGCAGGTTAGATGATTATAAACGATTGGACCTGCGCATTACCTTTAAAAAGGAAAAGCCAAATTATACCCGAACTATCGGTCTTGATTTGCAAAACGTATTCTCATTTCAAAACGAATGGTATGAATACTATGATGCTCGCAAAGGAGAGGTGGTAACTAAAAATCAATTGGGCATTATTCCTGTAATTTTGTATAAAGTAGAATTTTAA
- a CDS encoding transmembrane 220 family protein → MRILSLVFALLFFAFAALQWNDPDPLLWILIYGYVAVVALLDFLNKTINPLIILISVIAGFLYSFFYLPGLIDLLDRGGFNQLAAEMHASTMYIEESREFLGLLIALGVLLFYYFRYKRKYHATK, encoded by the coding sequence ATGAGAATATTAAGTTTAGTATTTGCCTTGCTGTTTTTTGCTTTTGCAGCACTACAATGGAATGATCCTGATCCATTACTCTGGATACTCATTTATGGTTATGTAGCTGTGGTAGCTTTGCTGGATTTTCTAAATAAGACCATTAACCCTCTAATCATTCTTATTTCAGTTATAGCAGGGTTTCTATATAGCTTTTTCTATTTACCAGGATTGATAGATCTTTTAGATAGAGGAGGGTTCAACCAGCTGGCAGCGGAGATGCATGCATCTACCATGTACATAGAAGAGTCGCGCGAATTTCTAGGTTTACTTATTGCTTTAGGTGTACTTTTGTTCTATTATTTTAGATACAAAAGGAAATACCATGCTACTAAATAA
- a CDS encoding PAS domain-containing protein, with protein MKLRSSVYITAAVAVAGALIALMVFWVQKKTIDTYDTYMPYVTLGNNVKNITTKSHLSFEKYTSGDQSVDLKEKVFEPLNESLSGLMDAKRAQQTDLDKYAMLNDEHVSRLIDQSIVSVENLKSLSVKKQESAEDESIDRSFSAAYDHLQVNINELVDHVTNKMETEAANLQLVSIVITILIVVIFVLLCWFIFRMQNRNETVSKENKEKLKHEKERIDKMTVFVDSITSGNFENDLELDAEKDALAATLSKMKGQLQANQQEDNRRNWINTGLANFGELLRSDAEMATLGDSIISNLVNYLKANQGGLFVIEGADTSEPYLELKAAYAYQRKKYVDVKIYPGQGLTGQCWIEGQRVFLKEVPDDYMNITSGLGEALPSCILLIPLKINDETYGVLELASFHVFEDFEIEFVEKLAESIASTISNAKINSTTQELLESSQEQSEMLRAQEEEMRQNMEELQATQEEMERVSTEMREQIKIIDMTMATAEFDMSGHVKEVNDNFLNLMGYTKAEVIDKHHRMFVNDEEKNSAEYATFWEKLNRGESLNAEYHRVAKNGADVWIKGIYTPLLDKTGRPVRVVKFAQNITKERQQQRNLAKIANEMTEQLKVINATMSTVEFDLKGNVIGVNNNFLDLLSYTKEEIMGLNHISLLPPEEQDVERHVEFWADLATGQSYNNEFRLKTKGGSDVWIKGMYSPVLNNEGEPLKVLTFAYDISIEKAQQDMMMDQLKELDELKRTLQV; from the coding sequence ATGAAACTTCGTTCATCTGTATACATTACAGCGGCGGTTGCGGTGGCAGGAGCGCTTATAGCATTGATGGTTTTTTGGGTACAGAAAAAAACTATAGATACCTACGATACCTACATGCCTTATGTGACATTAGGTAATAATGTAAAAAACATAACAACAAAGTCTCATCTATCATTTGAAAAGTATACATCAGGAGATCAAAGCGTTGACCTGAAGGAAAAGGTTTTTGAACCTTTAAATGAATCTCTGAGCGGATTAATGGATGCTAAGAGGGCACAGCAGACAGATTTAGACAAATACGCGATGCTGAATGATGAGCACGTATCCAGACTCATTGATCAAAGCATTGTAAGTGTTGAGAATCTGAAGTCCTTATCTGTTAAAAAGCAGGAGTCTGCAGAAGACGAAAGTATAGACCGATCTTTTAGCGCCGCTTATGACCATTTGCAAGTAAATATTAACGAGCTGGTAGACCACGTTACCAATAAGATGGAAACTGAGGCCGCCAATCTGCAGTTGGTCTCTATTGTAATCACAATATTGATTGTAGTAATATTTGTACTACTATGCTGGTTCATATTCAGAATGCAGAACAGAAACGAGACAGTTTCTAAAGAAAATAAAGAAAAGCTTAAGCATGAGAAGGAGAGAATCGATAAAATGACCGTTTTCGTTGATTCAATCACTTCTGGAAATTTTGAGAACGATCTGGAGTTAGATGCTGAAAAAGATGCACTAGCTGCCACTTTGAGTAAAATGAAAGGTCAGCTTCAAGCTAACCAACAAGAAGATAATAGAAGAAACTGGATCAATACCGGACTGGCTAATTTTGGAGAATTACTTAGAAGTGACGCTGAGATGGCCACTTTAGGTGATAGTATTATCAGTAATTTGGTTAACTATCTTAAAGCCAATCAAGGGGGCCTTTTTGTAATTGAAGGAGCGGATACCAGTGAGCCTTACTTGGAACTAAAGGCGGCATATGCTTATCAGAGAAAGAAATATGTAGACGTTAAAATATATCCAGGCCAAGGTCTTACAGGGCAGTGCTGGATTGAAGGACAAAGAGTGTTCTTAAAAGAGGTGCCTGATGACTATATGAATATTACTTCAGGTTTAGGAGAGGCGCTTCCAAGCTGCATCTTACTCATTCCACTAAAGATCAATGATGAGACTTATGGAGTGTTAGAACTTGCCTCATTCCATGTGTTTGAAGATTTTGAAATAGAATTTGTAGAAAAACTAGCCGAGAGTATTGCTTCTACCATATCTAATGCGAAGATAAATTCCACCACTCAGGAGTTGTTGGAGTCTAGTCAGGAACAATCAGAAATGCTTAGAGCTCAGGAAGAGGAGATGCGTCAGAACATGGAGGAACTACAGGCCACTCAGGAAGAGATGGAAAGGGTTTCTACTGAGATGAGAGAGCAAATCAAAATTATAGACATGACCATGGCTACTGCAGAGTTTGATATGTCAGGCCATGTAAAAGAAGTGAATGATAACTTCCTCAATCTGATGGGCTATACTAAAGCGGAGGTGATTGATAAACATCATAGAATGTTTGTGAATGATGAGGAGAAGAATTCTGCTGAGTATGCTACATTCTGGGAGAAATTGAATAGAGGAGAATCACTGAATGCCGAATATCACAGAGTGGCTAAAAATGGTGCCGATGTTTGGATCAAAGGTATTTATACTCCTCTTTTAGATAAGACCGGAAGACCGGTGAGAGTAGTGAAGTTTGCTCAGAACATTACCAAGGAGAGGCAGCAGCAGAGAAATCTGGCTAAGATTGCTAATGAAATGACTGAGCAGTTAAAAGTGATCAATGCTACCATGTCTACTGTAGAGTTTGATCTGAAAGGTAATGTGATTGGTGTGAACAATAATTTCCTTGATTTATTGAGCTACACTAAAGAGGAGATCATGGGACTAAACCATATCTCATTGCTACCTCCTGAAGAGCAAGATGTCGAAAGACATGTAGAGTTCTGGGCTGATCTCGCGACAGGTCAATCTTACAATAATGAGTTCAGACTTAAAACAAAAGGAGGCTCAGATGTATGGATAAAAGGTATGTATAGCCCCGTGTTAAATAATGAAGGTGAACCTCTTAAAGTACTCACCTTTGCTTATGACATCAGTATAGAAAAAGCTCAGCAGGACATGATGATGGATCAGCTGAAAGAACTAGATGAGTTAAAAAGAACCTTACAGGTTTAA